In the Myxococcota bacterium genome, one interval contains:
- the flgK gene encoding flagellar hook-associated protein FlgK, translating into MSSLFGILGVAERGMSVTSLGIRTAGHNIANVNTEGFSQQRQVTAPGFPINTDAGPLGTGVEQLTIERITDFFVQRQLMREGSRLGANDTQTQALREIETILDEQSGPGLSAALSSFYDSFDDLANATTPGAPVERAAVVTAGQALVDQFGSLDAQLRDVMVGLDNGIANAVPAINELTARIAELNEQIVATEVRAPANDLRDMRELAMRQLSELVDVQSYENDDGAVAVTLSNGAALVEGTSAKTLVTTGSPGNPFNPGFASVAVQDGGNLFDVTADIGSGRLGGLLRSRDTLVPAAIRSLDTLAYNLANSVNTVHQGGVGLDASTGNDFFTAPAAVEDAAANLALDATILASTDAIAAGTTSQSLDNRNAQTLAELRGQRSALFLPGDPPGPASGPSRSILEHAGAVISDIGQQSRTQQLSFDQQTRILEGLQSRRDSVSGVSIDEETTRLIELQAAFQANARVVSVVDTLMQDVLGLI; encoded by the coding sequence ATGTCGAGCCTGTTCGGAATCCTGGGAGTCGCCGAACGTGGCATGTCCGTCACGTCGCTCGGCATCCGCACGGCTGGCCACAACATCGCCAACGTCAACACCGAGGGTTTCAGCCAGCAACGCCAGGTCACGGCTCCCGGGTTCCCGATCAACACCGACGCGGGTCCGCTCGGGACGGGCGTCGAACAGCTGACGATCGAGCGCATCACGGACTTCTTCGTCCAGCGCCAGCTGATGCGCGAAGGCAGTCGACTCGGCGCGAACGACACCCAGACCCAGGCTCTGCGCGAGATCGAGACGATCCTCGACGAGCAGTCCGGACCGGGCCTGTCGGCGGCGCTCAGCAGCTTCTACGACTCCTTCGACGACCTCGCGAACGCCACCACGCCCGGCGCGCCGGTCGAGCGCGCGGCCGTCGTCACCGCCGGCCAGGCGCTGGTCGACCAGTTCGGCTCGCTCGACGCCCAGCTGCGCGACGTGATGGTCGGACTCGACAACGGGATCGCGAACGCCGTGCCCGCGATCAACGAGCTGACGGCACGCATCGCCGAGCTGAACGAGCAGATCGTCGCCACCGAAGTTCGCGCCCCGGCGAACGATCTGCGCGACATGCGTGAGTTGGCCATGCGCCAGCTGTCGGAGCTCGTGGACGTGCAGTCCTACGAGAACGACGACGGCGCCGTCGCGGTCACGCTCTCGAACGGCGCAGCCCTGGTCGAGGGCACGAGCGCAAAGACACTCGTCACCACCGGAAGCCCCGGGAACCCCTTCAACCCGGGCTTCGCTTCCGTCGCCGTGCAGGACGGAGGCAACCTCTTCGATGTCACCGCCGACATCGGGAGCGGTCGGCTCGGGGGCCTGCTGCGGAGCCGCGACACCCTGGTGCCCGCGGCGATCCGCTCGCTCGACACCCTCGCCTACAACCTCGCGAACAGCGTGAACACGGTGCACCAGGGGGGTGTCGGGCTCGACGCGTCGACCGGCAACGACTTCTTCACGGCCCCCGCGGCGGTCGAGGACGCGGCCGCGAACCTCGCGCTCGACGCCACGATCCTCGCGAGCACCGACGCGATCGCGGCCGGGACGACCTCCCAGAGCCTCGACAATCGCAACGCCCAGACCCTCGCCGAGCTTCGGGGCCAGCGTTCGGCGCTGTTCCTGCCCGGCGATCCGCCGGGCCCGGCGAGCGGACCGAGCCGCTCGATCCTGGAGCACGCGGGCGCCGTGATTTCGGACATCGGACAGCAGTCCCGCACGCAGCAGCTCTCGTTCGACCAGCAGACCCGCATTCTCGAGGGCCTGCAGAGCCGGCGCGACTCGGTGTCGGGCGTGTCGATCGACGAGGAGACGACCCGCTTGATCGAGCTGCAGGCCGCGTTCCAGGCGAACGCTCGGGTGGTCTCGGTCGTCGACACCCTGATGCAAGACGTATTGGGCTTGATCTGA
- a CDS encoding flagellar basal body P-ring protein FlgI — protein sequence MKRTTLLSSLALALVWSLALPASAIRVKDIAIVKGIRENQLIGYGLVVGLAGTGDGNATTFTNQSLASVLAGMGIGVDADAINVSNVAAVLITAQLPPFARAGARLDAVISSLGDASSLEGGTLAMTPLYGADGEVYAIAQGPISVGGFAEGGGAGSSVQKNHPTVGRLVGGATVERELPFMIAEKREFELALHHNDFTTALRMANAINAAVGPGVASAPDPGTVHVRFPDDWEASAVDFMAAVESVEVEPDRFARIVLNERTGTVVMGENVTISTVAVSHGALSVSISALNEVSQPAPFGQGETTPVTNEVVEAIEDEARLSVVEGPVTIAELVRALNAMGVTPRDLIAILQAIEASGALSAKLELL from the coding sequence ATGAAACGCACCACCCTGCTCTCCTCGCTCGCCCTTGCTCTCGTGTGGAGCCTGGCCCTCCCGGCTTCGGCGATCCGCGTCAAGGACATCGCGATCGTCAAAGGCATTCGCGAGAATCAGCTGATCGGCTACGGGCTCGTGGTCGGCCTGGCCGGAACCGGCGACGGCAATGCCACGACCTTCACGAACCAATCGCTGGCGAGCGTGTTGGCCGGCATGGGGATCGGCGTCGACGCCGACGCGATCAACGTGAGCAACGTCGCGGCCGTGCTGATCACGGCCCAGCTCCCCCCGTTCGCTCGCGCGGGCGCCCGGCTCGACGCGGTGATCTCCTCGCTCGGCGACGCGAGCAGCCTCGAGGGCGGCACGCTCGCGATGACGCCGCTCTACGGGGCCGACGGCGAGGTCTACGCCATCGCCCAGGGTCCGATCTCCGTCGGCGGCTTCGCCGAAGGCGGCGGCGCCGGCTCGAGCGTGCAGAAGAACCACCCGACCGTGGGTCGCCTGGTGGGCGGCGCGACCGTCGAAAGGGAGCTGCCCTTCATGATCGCCGAGAAGCGGGAGTTCGAACTCGCGCTCCACCACAACGACTTCACGACGGCCCTGCGGATGGCCAATGCCATCAACGCCGCGGTCGGTCCGGGCGTGGCCTCTGCGCCCGACCCCGGCACCGTTCACGTCCGCTTCCCCGACGACTGGGAGGCCAGTGCGGTCGACTTCATGGCGGCCGTCGAGAGTGTCGAGGTCGAGCCCGATCGGTTCGCCCGCATCGTCCTCAACGAGCGAACCGGCACCGTCGTGATGGGCGAGAACGTGACGATCTCGACCGTCGCGGTGTCCCACGGCGCCCTGTCGGTCTCGATCAGCGCGCTGAACGAGGTGTCCCAACCCGCTCCCTTCGGCCAGGGCGAGACCACCCCAGTGACCAACGAAGTGGTCGAGGCCATCGAGGACGAAGCCCGCCTCTCGGTCGTCGAAGGCCCGGTGACGATCGCCGAGCTGGTGCGCGCACTGAATGCGATGGGCGTCACGCCCCGCGATCTCATTGCGATCCTGCAGGCGATCGAAGCCTCGGGCGCGCTCTCGGCGAAGCTGGAGCTGCTGTGA
- the flgA gene encoding flagellar basal body P-ring formation chaperone FlgA — protein MIPALRLRFRRAALGLALTLAALLAPATGSGEAADPLAEMIDAYVRNRAAGPVTAVEVPALPQFALGDDDDFDVSISSRPEQPMSGWVPLTVTVARNGEEVRTGVVTVRVKAPRSIVVARHRLARGAVVRAEDLVTEQHSEGRLASDVLQDPQFAVGMRLRRSVPAKHALRERDVEIAPVVQRGQPVKLVLESGRLRLDTTGRALEDGRPGEWIRVRSAASRQVIEGRVGRNGIVYVES, from the coding sequence GTGATCCCCGCCCTTCGACTTCGCTTTCGGCGCGCCGCACTCGGCCTCGCCCTGACGCTCGCGGCACTTCTCGCGCCGGCGACCGGCTCCGGCGAGGCAGCGGATCCGCTGGCCGAGATGATCGACGCCTATGTGCGAAACCGCGCCGCCGGCCCCGTGACGGCCGTCGAGGTGCCGGCGCTGCCGCAGTTTGCACTGGGCGACGACGACGACTTCGACGTCTCGATCTCCTCCCGCCCCGAGCAGCCGATGTCGGGCTGGGTCCCGCTCACGGTCACGGTCGCCCGCAACGGGGAGGAGGTCCGCACCGGGGTCGTCACGGTCCGCGTGAAGGCGCCGCGTTCGATCGTGGTCGCACGTCACCGCCTCGCCCGCGGTGCGGTCGTCCGCGCGGAAGATCTCGTCACCGAACAACACAGCGAGGGACGCCTCGCGTCCGACGTCCTCCAAGACCCCCAGTTCGCGGTCGGCATGCGCCTCCGGCGATCCGTCCCCGCGAAGCACGCTTTGCGGGAGCGCGACGTGGAGATCGCGCCCGTCGTGCAGCGTGGCCAGCCCGTGAAGCTCGTCCTCGAGAGCGGTCGGCTCCGCCTCGATACCACGGGCCGGGCACTCGAGGATGGTCGCCCGGGCGAATGGATCCGGGTGCGCAGCGCCGCGTCCCGTCAGGTGATCGAAGGACGCGTGGGCCGCAATGGAATCGTCTATGTCGAATCGTAG
- a CDS encoding flagellar protein FlgN, whose protein sequence is MNDLQTRLLVILDAEESLYGRLRDSLQEEREVVARLDAAGLEEIARLKEELSDEGRLLEESRRCVADELAASLGMPAGSRLGAICDRIGASAEPLAAAQQRLSILVSVVRELLEANVLLAGESLSEVRSTLRLIGGLAAEPATYQPDRLGTAPAEAGRLVRRSA, encoded by the coding sequence ATGAATGATCTGCAGACGCGCCTGCTCGTGATCCTCGACGCCGAGGAATCTCTGTACGGCCGCCTGCGTGATTCGCTGCAGGAAGAGCGCGAAGTCGTGGCACGCCTCGACGCCGCGGGCCTCGAAGAGATCGCGCGCCTCAAGGAAGAGCTCTCGGACGAAGGACGGCTGCTCGAAGAGAGCCGCCGCTGCGTGGCGGACGAACTCGCGGCCTCGCTGGGGATGCCGGCGGGCTCGCGCCTCGGCGCGATCTGTGACCGCATCGGCGCCAGCGCCGAGCCCCTCGCAGCCGCCCAGCAGCGTTTGTCGATCCTCGTGAGCGTCGTACGCGAACTGCTGGAAGCCAACGTACTTCTCGCCGGCGAGAGCCTGTCCGAAGTCCGCTCCACCCTGCGTCTGATCGGGGGGCTGGCGGCCGAGCCGGCGACCTATCAGCCCGATCGCCTCGGGACGGCGCCCGCCGAAGCCGGCCGGCTCGTCCGGCGGAGCGCCTGA
- a CDS encoding flagellar basal body L-ring protein FlgH — protein MESSMSNRSRLVASVLLAATCATGCVEHALIESTRPTEFVEREPEAPPAPNEGSVWRGTTASGSFLYFDRKARGQGDLVTVVLTENLRAEGSANTSLDRQSTISSIVSSEVGLTDFLVEGFEKFLDLFGITNTAAQTLGGEELAVLESQSTKRYEGDGETNRESTFIGVVTCRVVEELPGDLFRVYGRRKILVNHELQFVTLEGLVRRRDIQIDNTVASTQLADVKLTFDGVGVLDDEQRPPLFGRVFSWLYPF, from the coding sequence ATGGAATCGTCTATGTCGAATCGTAGCCGCCTCGTCGCTTCGGTCCTGTTGGCCGCGACGTGTGCGACGGGTTGCGTCGAGCATGCGCTGATCGAATCGACGCGACCGACCGAGTTTGTAGAGAGGGAGCCGGAGGCACCGCCCGCACCGAATGAGGGCTCGGTGTGGCGCGGTACTACCGCCTCCGGCTCCTTTCTCTACTTCGACCGCAAGGCGCGGGGCCAGGGGGACCTGGTGACGGTCGTCCTGACCGAGAACCTGCGCGCCGAAGGGTCCGCGAATACCAGCCTCGACCGCCAGAGCACGATCTCGTCCATCGTGAGCTCGGAAGTAGGCCTCACCGACTTCCTGGTCGAGGGCTTCGAGAAGTTCCTCGACCTCTTCGGCATCACCAACACCGCCGCCCAGACGCTGGGAGGCGAAGAGCTGGCGGTGCTCGAGAGCCAGAGTACCAAGCGCTACGAGGGCGACGGTGAAACCAACCGCGAGAGCACGTTCATCGGCGTGGTGACCTGCCGCGTGGTCGAGGAACTGCCCGGCGACCTCTTTCGCGTCTACGGACGGCGCAAGATCCTCGTCAACCACGAGCTCCAGTTCGTGACGCTCGAGGGTCTGGTGCGCCGCCGGGACATCCAGATCGACAACACGGTGGCTTCGACTCAGCTCGCGGACGTGAAGCTCACCTTCGACGGAGTCGGTGTCCTCGACGACGAACAACGACCGCCGCTCTTCGGGCGCGTCTTCAGCTGGCTCTACCCGTTCTGA
- the flgF gene encoding flagellar basal-body rod protein FlgF → MTTTSLYVSSAGADARLKQLEMVANNLANADTDGFRADAASFGRALTANLESADAERSLGLHVFVNTQGPGVRHVSGPVTRTGGDLDVAIDGPGFFSVQTPAGVRYTRAGGFQVDPAGQLISTAGHPVLGDGGPINVGPGAARIDADGQIVSATGGVLGRVAVDLFEDPSQLSKAGENLFEAPPLARRQPAGVRNLVPGSVETSNVKPMQELAHLVVLQRAFDASMEALQADDAASNRLIQEMNR, encoded by the coding sequence GTGACGACGACCAGTCTGTACGTCTCGAGTGCGGGCGCCGATGCGCGACTCAAACAGCTCGAGATGGTGGCGAACAACCTCGCCAACGCCGACACCGATGGGTTTCGTGCCGATGCGGCGTCTTTCGGACGCGCGCTCACGGCGAACCTCGAATCGGCGGACGCCGAACGCTCCCTGGGCCTGCACGTCTTCGTGAACACCCAGGGCCCGGGCGTCCGTCATGTCTCGGGTCCGGTCACGCGCACCGGGGGCGACCTCGACGTGGCGATCGATGGACCCGGCTTCTTCTCCGTACAGACGCCGGCGGGTGTCCGCTACACGCGCGCCGGCGGCTTCCAGGTCGATCCCGCTGGCCAGCTCATCTCCACAGCGGGGCACCCGGTGCTCGGCGACGGCGGCCCCATCAACGTGGGGCCCGGCGCAGCCCGGATCGATGCCGACGGCCAGATCGTGAGTGCCACCGGCGGCGTGCTCGGACGCGTCGCGGTCGACCTCTTCGAGGACCCGAGCCAGTTGTCGAAAGCGGGCGAGAACCTCTTCGAGGCGCCACCGCTCGCCCGTCGCCAGCCGGCGGGGGTTCGAAACCTGGTGCCGGGCTCGGTCGAGACCTCGAACGTGAAGCCCATGCAGGAACTCGCTCACCTCGTCGTCCTGCAGCGTGCCTTCGACGCCTCGATGGAGGCGTTGCAGGCCGACGACGCGGCGAGCAACCGACTGATTCAGGAGATGAACCGATGA
- a CDS encoding rod-binding protein: MKISSAEMGTGLRSLEAMAAGGERLSVERVAGEFEALLIGQIWKQAMKPLGVSHVLSGGSAGRTYQDLFIDELSRRSALTKGLGLAEELRGQLRPSELEPEPANDE; this comes from the coding sequence GTGAAGATCTCGTCCGCCGAGATGGGCACGGGCCTCCGCTCCCTCGAAGCGATGGCGGCGGGTGGCGAGCGCCTGAGCGTCGAACGGGTCGCAGGCGAGTTCGAGGCGCTGCTGATCGGCCAGATCTGGAAGCAGGCCATGAAACCCTTGGGGGTCTCCCACGTACTTTCCGGGGGTTCCGCGGGGCGCACCTACCAGGATCTCTTCATCGACGAGCTTTCGCGTCGCAGCGCACTCACGAAGGGGCTCGGCCTGGCCGAGGAGCTTCGCGGACAGCTGCGCCCATCCGAGTTGGAGCCGGAGCCCGCGAACGATGAATGA
- the flgG gene encoding flagellar basal-body rod protein FlgG — protein MRALFTAATGMEAQQTRIDTIANNLANVSTSGYKKQVPQFEDLFYETLAAPGATDATGQALPTGAQIGHGVRLGSVGRVHTQGDRITTGRELDLAVEGDGYFQIQTPGGETAYTRDGAFQVDQDGNLVTRLGSLVIPTINVPTDASNITVLEDGTVSALVGDATSPTTLGQLQLARFTNAPGLRGLGSNLFAVSEASGNAELGIPNQNGFGGVSQGFLESSNVDMAEELVRMILAQRAFEVNSRVIQASDEMLQRASNL, from the coding sequence ATGAGAGCCCTCTTCACCGCCGCCACCGGCATGGAAGCCCAGCAGACCCGCATCGACACGATCGCGAACAATCTCGCAAACGTGAGTACGAGCGGATACAAGAAGCAGGTCCCGCAGTTCGAAGACCTCTTCTATGAGACGCTCGCTGCGCCGGGGGCCACCGACGCTACCGGTCAGGCACTTCCCACCGGCGCCCAGATCGGCCACGGCGTGCGCCTCGGTTCGGTCGGACGCGTGCACACCCAGGGCGACCGCATCACGACCGGTCGCGAGCTCGATCTTGCCGTCGAGGGCGATGGCTACTTCCAGATCCAGACCCCGGGCGGCGAGACCGCGTACACCCGCGACGGTGCGTTCCAGGTCGATCAGGACGGCAACCTGGTCACGCGTCTCGGCTCGCTCGTGATCCCGACCATCAACGTTCCCACCGACGCTTCGAACATCACGGTCCTCGAGGACGGAACGGTCTCTGCCCTGGTGGGCGATGCGACGTCCCCCACGACCCTGGGCCAGCTCCAGCTCGCGCGCTTCACGAACGCTCCCGGCCTGCGCGGCCTGGGATCGAATCTGTTCGCGGTCTCGGAGGCCTCGGGGAACGCCGAGCTGGGCATCCCCAACCAGAACGGTTTCGGCGGAGTCTCCCAGGGCTTCCTCGAGTCGTCGAACGTCGACATGGCCGAGGAACTGGTGCGGATGATCCTGGCCCAACGCGCTTTCGAGGTGAACAGCCGCGTGATCCAGGCGAGCGACGAGATGCTACAGCGGGCGTCGAACCTGTGA